From a region of the Desulfuromonas sp. KJ2020 genome:
- the trmFO gene encoding methylenetetrahydrofolate--tRNA-(uracil(54)-C(5))-methyltransferase (FADH(2)-oxidizing) TrmFO, translating to MNRLHIIGAGLAGCEAAWQVAQQGTPVILHEMKPQRFSPAHQSPHLAELVCSNSLRGTGMNNAVGCLKEELRRCGTLFMAAADATAVPAGGALAVDREAFSATITDRIMAHPLIELRREEITSLPETGTVIVASGPLTSEALSQDIARRTGAAHLYFYDAIAPIVEADSIDFSQAWRASRYGKGGDDYVNCPLDEAQYRTFVAALKEADKVPARDFEKMIHFEGCMPIEEMAQRGEMTLAFGPMKPVGLPDPRTGREPFAVIQLRQDDRHASLYNIVGFQTKLTYPEQRRIFRTIPGLQQARFARLGSVHRNTFINAPTCLTRSLQLRQDPRIFFAGQITGVEGYVESAAMGFLAGLFAPRWTQGAPLPLPPSTTGLGALLSHLADSSPEDFQPMNVNYGLFPPLEGRKMKRADRRLAMAERALQDLEAWRTGAVSAGQENAAAQADGHGDKPHLSGI from the coding sequence ATGAATCGCCTACATATCATCGGCGCCGGCCTGGCCGGCTGCGAAGCGGCCTGGCAGGTAGCCCAGCAGGGCACGCCGGTCATCCTGCACGAAATGAAGCCGCAGCGCTTTTCGCCGGCCCACCAGTCCCCCCATCTGGCCGAACTGGTCTGCTCCAACAGCCTGCGCGGCACCGGCATGAACAACGCGGTCGGCTGCCTCAAAGAGGAGCTGCGCCGCTGCGGCACCCTGTTCATGGCGGCCGCCGACGCCACCGCCGTGCCTGCCGGCGGCGCGCTCGCCGTCGACCGCGAGGCTTTCTCCGCCACCATCACCGACCGAATCATGGCCCACCCCCTCATCGAACTGCGCCGGGAGGAGATCACCAGCCTCCCCGAGACCGGCACCGTCATCGTCGCTTCCGGCCCTTTGACCTCCGAGGCGCTGTCGCAGGATATCGCCCGTCGCACCGGCGCCGCCCATCTCTATTTCTACGACGCCATCGCCCCCATCGTCGAGGCGGACTCCATCGATTTCAGCCAGGCCTGGCGTGCCTCGCGCTACGGTAAGGGGGGAGACGACTACGTCAACTGCCCCCTGGATGAGGCCCAGTACCGCACCTTCGTCGCCGCCCTCAAAGAGGCGGACAAGGTGCCGGCCCGTGACTTCGAAAAGATGATTCATTTCGAAGGCTGCATGCCCATCGAGGAGATGGCGCAGCGCGGCGAGATGACCCTGGCCTTTGGCCCCATGAAGCCCGTCGGCCTGCCCGATCCCCGCACCGGCCGGGAGCCTTTTGCTGTCATTCAGCTGCGGCAGGATGATCGCCATGCCAGCCTCTACAACATCGTCGGTTTCCAGACCAAGCTGACCTATCCCGAGCAGCGCCGTATCTTCCGCACCATCCCCGGCCTGCAGCAGGCCCGCTTCGCCCGTCTGGGCAGTGTCCATCGCAATACCTTTATCAACGCACCGACCTGTCTCACCCGCAGCCTGCAGCTCCGCCAGGATCCGCGAATCTTCTTTGCCGGCCAGATCACCGGGGTGGAGGGGTATGTCGAATCGGCCGCCATGGGTTTTCTCGCCGGCCTCTTCGCGCCGCGCTGGACACAGGGCGCCCCCCTGCCTCTGCCGCCGTCGACCACGGGCCTGGGCGCCCTTCTCTCCCATCTGGCCGACTCCAGCCCGGAAGACTTCCAGCCGATGAATGTCAACTATGGCCTCTTTCCGCCCCTGGAGGGACGTAAAATGAAACGGGCCGACCGCCGCCTGGCCATGGCGGAGAGGGCTTTGCAGGACCTGGAGGCGTGGCGAACCGGGGCCGTGTCCGCGGGTCAGGAAAACGCTGCGGCCCAGGCGGACGGACATGGTGATAAGCCCCACTTGTCGGGCATATAA